One Kribbella sp. NBC_00662 genomic region harbors:
- a CDS encoding nuclear transport factor 2 family protein, with product MSQEIPAAVQRALTAIDEQDNDAFVAAFAPDGYVNDWGREFRGPDQIRSWSQNELIGKQATFTDTQVTVSGNPLTILTQVGGKGFNGPSHFTFAIADDQLASMTITA from the coding sequence ATGAGTCAGGAGATCCCAGCAGCGGTCCAGCGCGCACTCACCGCGATCGACGAACAGGACAACGACGCGTTCGTGGCAGCCTTCGCCCCGGACGGCTACGTCAACGACTGGGGCCGGGAGTTCCGCGGTCCCGACCAGATCCGCTCCTGGAGTCAGAACGAGCTGATCGGCAAGCAAGCCACCTTCACCGATACCCAGGTCACCGTCTCCGGCAACCCCTTGACGATCCTCACCCAGGTCGGTGGGAAGGGCTTCAACGGCCCGTCCCACTTCACCTTCGCCATCGCCGACGACCAACTCGCCTCGATGACGATCACGGCCTAG
- a CDS encoding sigma-70 family RNA polymerase sigma factor: MAVAESACAAGISAPGISAPGISMVWAPADAGIVRSVGDTPGPQDAETLIRTLYAEHGRSLLAYATRLTGDRAAAEDVVQETLVRAWKHAGDLTTGRGSVRGWLLTVARNIVTDRARARAVRPAEVADVVDKPPVQSDHSESVVNTMVVMDALDKVSPEHREVLVQLYYRGRSVAEAAKELGVPPGTVKSRSYYALRALRAVMAGTEAEVSR; this comes from the coding sequence ATGGCGGTGGCTGAGTCGGCGTGTGCTGCCGGTATCAGCGCTCCCGGCATCAGCGCTCCCGGCATCAGCATGGTGTGGGCGCCTGCTGATGCCGGTATCGTGCGGTCGGTGGGTGACACCCCAGGGCCGCAGGACGCCGAGACGCTGATCCGCACGCTGTACGCCGAACACGGGCGCAGTCTGCTCGCCTACGCGACCCGCCTCACCGGAGACCGGGCTGCCGCCGAGGACGTCGTACAGGAGACTTTGGTCCGGGCCTGGAAGCACGCCGGCGACCTGACCACCGGCAGAGGGTCGGTGCGGGGCTGGCTGCTGACGGTGGCGCGCAACATCGTCACCGACCGAGCCAGGGCCCGGGCGGTGCGCCCTGCCGAGGTGGCAGACGTGGTGGACAAGCCGCCGGTCCAGAGTGACCACTCCGAGTCCGTGGTGAACACCATGGTCGTGATGGACGCCCTGGACAAGGTGTCGCCCGAGCACCGTGAAGTACTCGTGCAGCTCTACTACCGCGGGCGGTCCGTGGCAGAAGCTGCCAAGGAGCTGGGTGTCCCACCCGGTACCGTGAAATCGCGTTCGTACTACGCCCTCCGAGCTCTGCGCGCGGTGATGGCCGGAACAGAAGCGGAGGTGTCCCGATGA